Proteins from one Gimesia maris genomic window:
- a CDS encoding ammonium transporter translates to MGQIFADEAVPPHALGSGAEAPAQEAAAVEFDSADIAWMMVASALVLMMTAPGLALFYGGLVRKKNILGVMMQCMFLMGLMSVIWALWGYSLAFGSDILGGFVGGFDYLLLKDVIPYWKDGAVVIPANGSIPKSLFMVFQMMFFIITPALICGAFAERMKFSSMVVFSVLWGTFVYCPIAHWVWSDTGWLCEWNENALYPAFDFAGGTVVHISSGFSALVCAILLGKRLGYGQEPMPPHNLTYTFIGASMLWVGWFGFNAGSAVGSNPAAVNAFVATHLAAAAGVLAWAVAEWVFNGKPSILGACSGAVAGLVCITPACGTVTPLSGIILGLLAGFACYFACTSLKSKFKYDDTLDAFGVHGVGGTVGAILTGVFATKSITGNAEGSGLLEGNTQQLINQFVSVGAAIAISVVGTIIILKLIDLTMGLRVSKDGEIQGLDLSQHGEEGYIFL, encoded by the coding sequence ATGGGACAGATCTTCGCCGACGAAGCTGTCCCCCCCCATGCCCTTGGCTCTGGTGCAGAAGCACCAGCGCAGGAAGCAGCGGCCGTCGAATTTGACAGCGCTGACATTGCCTGGATGATGGTCGCCTCTGCACTGGTATTGATGATGACCGCCCCCGGGTTGGCCTTGTTTTATGGCGGACTGGTTCGCAAGAAGAATATTCTGGGCGTCATGATGCAATGTATGTTCCTGATGGGACTCATGTCTGTCATCTGGGCACTCTGGGGCTATAGCCTTGCGTTCGGTTCAGATATCCTGGGTGGTTTTGTCGGTGGTTTTGACTATCTGCTGTTGAAAGATGTCATCCCGTACTGGAAAGATGGCGCGGTAGTGATTCCCGCCAATGGTTCGATTCCCAAATCACTGTTCATGGTCTTTCAGATGATGTTTTTCATTATCACCCCTGCTCTGATCTGCGGTGCCTTTGCGGAGCGTATGAAATTCAGCTCAATGGTGGTTTTCTCAGTTCTCTGGGGCACTTTTGTCTATTGCCCGATTGCCCACTGGGTCTGGTCAGATACGGGCTGGTTATGTGAATGGAATGAAAATGCACTCTACCCGGCGTTTGATTTTGCCGGAGGCACAGTAGTACACATTAGCTCCGGATTTTCCGCACTGGTCTGTGCGATCCTGCTGGGGAAACGACTGGGATACGGTCAGGAACCGATGCCACCACACAATCTGACTTATACATTTATCGGTGCTTCAATGCTCTGGGTCGGCTGGTTCGGATTTAATGCCGGCAGTGCCGTCGGTTCAAATCCTGCCGCCGTGAATGCTTTTGTAGCGACGCATCTGGCTGCAGCAGCCGGAGTTCTGGCCTGGGCAGTGGCAGAATGGGTCTTTAACGGTAAACCCAGTATTCTCGGTGCCTGTTCGGGGGCCGTCGCGGGGCTGGTCTGTATCACCCCCGCCTGTGGTACGGTCACTCCGCTGTCTGGAATTATTCTCGGGCTGCTTGCTGGTTTTGCCTGTTATTTTGCCTGTACTTCACTCAAATCCAAGTTTAAATATGATGATACGCTGGATGCCTTTGGTGTACACGGCGTCGGTGGAACCGTGGGGGCAATTCTCACGGGTGTATTTGCTACCAAATCCATCACTGGTAATGCGGAAGGCTCAGGTTTACTGGAAGGAAACACTCAGCAGCTGATCAATCAGTTTGTCAGTGTGGGAGCAGCCATCGCGATTTCAGTCGTGGGAACCATTATCATTCTGAAGCTGATTGACCTGACCATGGGTCTGCGCGTCAGCAAAGATGGTGAAATTCAAGGGCTCGATTTGAGTCAACATGGAGAAGAAGGATATATCTTCCTGTAA